TCGCCGACGTCCGCTCCGGCGCCGACGTGCGGGTGACGTTCGATCGCGCGGGGCCGCTGACCGCGGCCCGCCCGGCCGAGTCGGCGCTGCCGTACGGGCAGGTCGACGGCGCCGCCGACGCCGTCGGGGTGCTGTCCACCGGCGCCCGCATCGGCGACGAGAGCACGGCGCTGCTGGCGCTGCCGGCCGCCGGCCTGAGCGAGGTCGTCGAGGGCCGCGACGACGTGTTCCCCGCCGGCCGCGTGGCCGCCGCGGTCGCGCCCGCGGAGCCGCCGCTGGCCGGCCTGGAGCTGCCCGAGGGCACCGAGCGGCTGGAGGTCGACGCGACCGGCGTCGCCGCGGCGACGCTGCTGGTCGCCGACTCCGGCGGGGTGCTGGCCCAGGCCGTCGTCGAGGACGGCGTTGCGGCCGTGCCCGCCGGGTTCGGCACCGTGGTCGCCGCCGACCTCGCCCTCGCCGTGGCCGGTGAGAGCGAGCCGGCCGTGACGGCGGTGCGCGCGGTCGACGCGTCCGGGACGGCCACCGACGTGCCGCTGGACGGCGCCGGCGTGTGGCAGCCGCAGGCCGAGGCCAGCTACCGCGTCGACGCCGCCGAGCCCGGCACGGCGTCGCCGTTGTCGGCCGCGACGGTCGCGTTCCGGCCCGGCGCCACCGTGCGGCTGACCCCGCCGGCCGCCACCGGCGAGCCGGTGCCCGTCGCCGCTACGGGAGACGCGCTGGACCAGTTCGGCCTTCGGATCGGTGACCCGGTGACCCTGCACGTCGTCGGCGCCCGGCTCGACGCGCGGGTGGTCGAGGAGGTGCCGGTCGTGCCCGGCGTGGCCGGTCCGGTCGCGTTCGTGGCCGACCTCCCCAGCGTCACGGCCACGCTGCTGCGGGTCGCGGACCGGCCGCAGCGGATCACCGAGGTCTGGCTGAGCGCCTCCGGCGGCGACACCGCGGCGCTGGCCGCCGCGGTCGAGGACGCCGGACTGGCCGGGGCGGCCGAGGTGACCGACCGCGACACCGTCCGCTCCGGGCTGCTCGACCACGGCCTCGCCCGGCACGTCGTGCCGGCGTTCTGGTCGGTGGCCGTGGCGGCGGTGGTGCTGACGGCGATCGGCGCGGTCGCCTCGGCGGCGACCTTGCGGCGGCAGCGGCGCGGCGAGCTGGCCGTGCTGCGCGTCGTGGGCGTGGCGCCGTCGGAGCAGGCGCGGTCGCGGCGCATCGAGCAGGCCGGCATGGGGCTGCTGGCGATGGTGGCGGGCGCGGCGGGCGGGGTGGTGGTCGCCGCGCTGACGGTGACGGTGCTGGCCCGCGCCGCGACGTCCGGGGTGCCGCAGGCGCTGGACCCGGTCGGCGGCGCCAGCCTGGGCGCGCTGGCCGTGTTCGGGGTCGCGCTGGCCGGAGTGGTCGCCGCGGTGGCGCTGCTGCAGGCCTCGCGGGCCGGACGAGACGCGGCCGCGGCCGTGCCCGGGGAGGAGCGGCGATGAACGAGCCTCGTCGCGCGGGGTGGCCGGTCGGGCCGCTTTGCAATGAGCACCGATACGCACCACCGGGAGTGGCTGGGGAGGTGACGCGGCGATGAGCCGGGGTCTGGGGACCGGGCGGCTGTTCCGCCGGCAGTTCCTCGCCGATCGCGCGGCGGCGCTGGTCGTCGTCGTGGTGGTGTTCGTGCTGGCGCTGGTCGCGGCCGCGCTGCCGCGGCTGGCCGAGCAGGTGTTCACCGACGACCTTCGCTCGGAGATGGCCGGAACACGGCCGGCGCTGCGCGATGTGACGTCGGTGGTCGCCGCGCCGCCGCCCATGGGCGAGGACGGTGACCTCTGGGGGCCGCTCGACCAATCGATCGCCGCCGTCCGCGACGGCGCCCCTGAGGCCGTTCGTGCCGCGACCGGACCCGGCCGCTTCGTCGTGACCGCGCCGATCTGGCGGGCTGAGGTGCGCGCGTTCGACAGCGTCACCAACCTGTTGCCGACCGCCGACCCGTACTGGGCCGAGACCGTCCGCGTGGTCGAGGGCGAGGCGCCGGCGCCGGTCACCGGACCGGTCACGCCGGGTGAGCCGCTCGTCGTCGACGTCATGCTGTCACGGGCGTCGGCCGAGGAGATCGGCTGGACGGTCGGCAGCGTCACGCAGGCGTTCCAGCCGGTCAACATGCAGGAGATGACCTATCGGCTGTCCGGCGTGTACGAGCCGCTGGACGCCGGCGCGCCCGCGTGGGCGCACCACCGCGCCGCGCAGACGCCGGAGGTCTTCGACGACTGGGACCGCGGCCGGGCGCTGACCGTCGCCGCGTATGTCGACCCGCAGTCGTGGGCGGCTCTTGTGCCCAAGCTCGGGTCCCCGATGGAGACGCGGCTCTGGTATCCGGTGGACGTCTCGTCCGCGCGGGCGGACTTCACCGTGCCGCTGCGCGACGCGCTGAGCCGCTTCATCGCCGCGGCACCGCCTGTCGATGCGGGGACGAACGTCTACGGCCTGCCGTTCGCGCCCATCCTCACCACCGGCTCGGTCGACGTCCTGGACCGGGTGGCCGCGCGGCACGACAGCTCCCAGGCGGTGGTGGCGATCGTCGCGGCCGGGCCGCTCGGGGTCGCGTTGGCGGTGCTGGCGCTGGCCGCCCGCCTGATGGTGGAGCGGCGCCGGTCCGCGCTCGCGCTGATCGGCGCGCGCGGGGCGTCGCCGCTGCAGCTGCGGCTGCTGATGGTCACCGAAGGGCTGCTGCTGGGGCTGCCAGCCGCCGCGTTGGCCGCCGCGCTCGCCGGCGCCCTCGTCGACGGCGTCGGCGGGTCTGCCGGGCTGGCGTTGCCGCTGGTCGTGGGCCTGGCGCCGGCCGTGCTGCTGCCGCTGGCGGCGCGCCCGAAGGGGCTGCGCGCCGTCCGCCGCGATCTCGGGCTGGTCCGGCCGTCGCGGGCCCGCAAGCTGGTCGAGGGGCTGGCCGTCGGCGCGGCTGCCGCGGCCGCCTTCGCGCTCAACGCCCGCGGGTTGGACGCCGGCGCCGGCATCGACCCGCTCACCGCCGCGACGCCGCTGCTGCTCGCGCTGGCGGTCAGTGTGCTGGTCATGCGGCTGTATCCGCGGCCGATGGCGACGCTGGGCCGGGTGCTCGGCGGCCGCCGCGGCACCGTCGCCTATCTGGGCGCCGCGCGGGCCGTCCGCGATCCGGTCGCCGGGTTCGTCCCGATGCTCGCGCTGGTCGTCGGCATGTCGATCGCCGCGTTCTCGATCGTCGTCTGGTCCACCACCGAGCGGGGCATCGAGCAGACCGCATGGCAGGACGTCGGCGCGGACGCTCGCGTGACCGGCGCGCCGCTCACCGAGGACGAGCTGGCCGCTGTCGCGGGCGTGCCGGGCGTCGACGCCGTCGTCCCCGTCGTGACCACCGGGCCGACGCTGTTCAAGGTCGGTGCCATCGACAACCGCGTCCCCCTCTACGTCGTCGATGTCGCCGCCCTCAACGCGCTGCGCGCTTCCGGGCAGGGGCTGGACCCGCTGCCGTCCGGGCTGACCGAGCCCGGGCCGGACGGCGCGATCCCGCTGCTGGTCGCCGACGGCGTCGTCGACGAGGGCGCCGCCGGCATTCTGACGCTGAGTGAGCGGCTGGACGCCGTCGTCGCCAGGACGTCCGATGCGATCCCCGGTCTGACGACGGGCAGCCAGTGGATGCTGGCCGATCGCGGTGTCCTCGAGGAGGCCGGCGTGGCGATCATCCCGCCGCGGGTCACCCTGGTCGACCTCGGCTCCGGCGGGTCCGCGTCCGCCGTCGCCGCCGAAATGGGGGACCGGACGGTGATCACGCCGGCGTCGGCGGTCGCGGACCTGCGCGGCCCGGTGACAGACGGCACCGCGCGGGCCATCGTCGGGGCCATCGCGCTCACCGGGCTGTTGTGCGCGGCCGCCGTCGTGCTCACCATGGTCGTGGGCGCGCCGTCGCGCGGGCGGTTGCTGTCACAGCTGCGCACGCTCGGGCTGTCCAGCCGGCAGGGCGAGGGCCTGGTCGTCTGGGAGGCCGCGCCGGTGGCGGCGGTGTCGCTGGTCACCGGGCTGGTGCTGGGCGTGGCGCTGCCATGGGCGGTGCTCTCGGGCGTCGACCTGCGCTCGCTCACCGGCGGCGGCGAGCAACCGGCGGTGCACCTGCCGCTCGGCCTGCTCGGCGTGGTGACGCTGGGCTTCGTGCTGGTGGTCGGCGTGGCGGTGGTGGTGTCGGTGCTGACGGGACGGCGGCTGGCGCCGGCGGGGATCCTACGGATAGGTGACGAGACGTGACGGAGCTGCTGGCGGCCGAGCGCCGCGACATCGTGTGCGAGGACCTCGTGCGCATCTACACCGCCGAGGGCGTCGAGGTGCAGGCCCTGCAGGGGCTCAACCTGCGCGTCGACGCGGGCGAGGTGGTCGCCGTCGTCGGAGCCTCCGGGTCGGGCAAGTCGACGCTGCTGAACATCCTGTCCGGGCTGGACACGCCGACGGCGGGCCTGGCCAAGGTCGCGGGGCTGGACATGCTGACGATGAAGGGGCGCGAGCGGGTCCGCTACCAGCGGCACACCGTCGGGTTCGTGTGGCAGCAGACGTCGCGCAACCTGCTGCCGTACCTCACCGCGGCCGAGAACGTCGCCGTCCCGGCCGCCATCGCCGGGCGCCGGTCCCGCTCGGCCCGGGTCGAGCTGCTGCTCGAGGCGATGGGCGTCGCGCACTGCCGCGACCGCCGTCCCGCCGAGCTGTCCGGCGGCGAGCAGCAGCGTGTCGCCATCGCCGTCGCGCTGGTCAACGAGCCGCGGGTGCTGCTGGCCGACGAGCCCACCGGCGAGCTGGACGAGGCCACGTCGGCCGACGTGTTCGAGGCGATCCGGCACGCGAACACCGAGTTCGGCGTGACGGTGCTGGTGGTGACGCACGACCAGGCCGTCGCCGGGCACGTCGGGCGGACGGTGCAGATCCGCGACGGCCGCACGGCCACAGAGATCCTGCGCCGTACCGAGCTGGACGAGCACGGCCAGGAACGGCACATCGCCGAGGAGTTCGCCGTGCTCGACCGCGCCGGCCGGCTGCAGCTGCCCGACGACTTCGTCGGCGCGCTGCGGCTGGAGGACCGCGTCCGGCTGGCGCTGGAACCGGACCACATCGGGGTGTGGCCGGACGAGAAGGAACGCCGTGGAGAAGGGGTCGCCGGTGAGTGAGAACCACGCCGTCCGCGCCGTCGCCGTCAGCCGGGTCTTCGGCAGCGGCGCCCGCGAGGTGCACGCCGTCAACGCCGTCGACCTCGAGGCGCACCCCGGCGAGCTGCTGGTCGTCAAGGGTCCGTCCGGGTCCGGGAAGACGACGCTGCTCAACCTGCTCGGCGCGCTGGACCGGCCCACCAGCGGCCACGTGTACCTCGGCGACCTCGAGGTGTCCGCGATGGGTGAGAAGGAGCTCGTCCCCGTCCGCCGGCACCAGATCGGCTACGTGTTCCAGTCGTTCGGGCTGATCCCGATCCTCACCGCCGCCGAGAACGTCGAGATCCCGCTGCGGCTGCAGGAGCTCGACCCGGTCGCGCGGGCGGCCCGGGTGGTGGAGCTGCTGGCGCTGGTCGGGCTGGACGGCCACGCCGAGCAGCGTCCGTACGAGCTGTCCGGCGGGCAGCAGCAGCGTGTCGGCATCGCGCGGGCGCTGGCGGGCGACCCGGACGTGCTGATCGCCGACGAGCCGACGGCGCAGCTGGACACCCGCACCGGCGCCTCGGTGATGGCGCTGATCCACGACCTCGTGCGGCGGCGCGGCATGACGGCCGTCGTCGCCACCCACGACCCCGCCCTGATGGAGCAGGCCGACCGCACCCTCGAGCTGCGCGACGGCCGGGTGGTGGACGCGGCGGCCGCGGCCTGACGCCGTCAGAGCCGTCGCGTCCCGACCACGGCGGCGGTGCCGCCGACCCGCAGGGCGCCGTCCGGGCGCACCGCCGCGGTGACGGTGGACGGCGCGCCCAGCGCGTCGCCGAGGTCGGCCGTCACCCGACGGCCCAGGTGGGCGGCGAGACAGGCGGTGCTGTTGGCGTTCGCGACGTCCTCGGGCACGCCGATCGACGGGGCGAACATGCGGGCGGCGACCCGGCCGCCGTCATCAGGCGCCGAGTGGACGTAGCAGCCCAGCAGCCCGTGGTGGTCGCAGGCGGCCCGGAGCCGGTCGAGGTCCGGAGCGAGCGCGGCGACGGCGGCGCGGGTGGTGAGCGGGACCAGCAGCCGCGGCCGCCCGGCCGACGCGACGACGGCGCCGTCCGTCAGCGTCCCCGGCGCGGCGCCGAGAGCGTCGGCGACGGCGTGGAGTTCGGCTGCGCCGGGGTCGCGCAACGTGACGCGGCCGGGGTCGAACTCGGCAGTGACCAGCGCACCGGTCCGGACCGCCCGGCCGGCGAACGTGCGTCCCGCCGCGGCGAGCGTGAGGTCCAGGTCGCCGCCGTCGCGGGCGGCGAGGAACGCGAGCGCGGCCAGCGTGCCGTGGCCACAGGCCGGCAGCTCGCCGGCCGAGGTGAAGAAGCGCAGCCGCACCGGGTCGCCCGCCGCGACGAAGACGGCGTGCGACGTGCCGGCCTGCACCGGGACACGGCGCCGGTCGGCGTCGGACAGCGGCGCGTCGTCCAGCACCGCCGTCGGGCTGCCACCGTCGCCGTCGCGCCGGCAGGCGGCGACGATGGTGGCGGCCGGCCCGCTAGACAGCGACCGGCTGGAAGATCGACTCGATGAGCGGGAGGTCGCCGTTGAACACCGCCGCCGAGCACTCGCGGCAGGCGAACTCGACGCCCATGCCGCCCGGGACCTTGTCGAACTCGGTCTCCGCGTCGCATTCGCCGCACCAGGCCGTGAGAGACCCGATGAGCAGTTCGGGCGCCGCGACGTTCAGGTTTCGTCTTGGCCTCATGATCTGAGGGTGACACGCGGCGCGAATGGGGCCCAGGAGGCGCGCCGGGGCCGTCACGAGCCACAATAGGCTTGGGCACGCAGCTGATGAAGGTGCCGGCGGACGGAGTGGAACATGCCTGTGCAAACGGTCTGGAAGGGTTCGATCTCGTTCGGACTGGTGTCGATCCCGGTCCGGCTGGTGTCGGCGACGCAGGAGAAGGACGTCAGCTTCCGGCAGGTGCATGCCGCCGACGGCGGGCGCATCCGGTACAAGCGGGTCTGCGAGGCGGGCGGACACGAGGTCGCCTACGCCGACATCGCCAAGGGCTACGAACTGCCCGGCGGCCAGTTGGTGGTGCTCACCGACGAAGACTTCGAGGACCTCCCCATCACGTCGTCGCGGTCGGTCGAGGTGCTCGGGTTCGTGCCGTTCTCGCAGATCGACCCCACGTCGCTGAACCGCGCCTACTACGCCGAGCCCACCGGCGACACCAAGCCGTACGCGCTGCTGCGCGACTCCCTCGAGCGCTCCGGCCGTGTCGGCGTCGTCAAGGTGGCGCTGCGCAACAAGGAGCGGCTGGCGGTGCTGCGCTCGTTCGAGGGCACGCTGATCGTGCAGACCATGCTGTGGCCCGACGAGATCCGCAAGCCCGAGTTCGACTTCCTCGGCGAGGACATCGAGGTCCGCAAGCAGGAGATGGCGATGGCCGAGTCCTACATCGACACCCTCTCCGGCGACTTCGACCCCGAGGAATACCACGACGACTACCGCGAGGCGCTGCTGAAGGTGGTCGAGGCCAAGGCCGAGGGCGCCGAGGTCATCGCCGCGCCTGAGGCCGAGCCCGCCGAGGGCAAGGTCGTCGACCTCATGGAGGCGCTGCGCCGCAGCGTCGAGGAGGCCAAGCAGAACCGCGCGGCGGGCAAGGCCGACGCCGAGGAAGCGCCGGCCCCGGCGAAGAAGACGGCGAAGAAGGCGGCCGCCAAGCGCAAGTCCGCCTGACGGCCGCCGGTGCGGGCGGGTTCAGCAGGAAGCGATCTTCTTGAAGCCGATCCAGAACTCGCCTCGGCTGTTGACGTTGGCGTTGGTCCCGAACGTCGTGGGTGTGTGCGCGCCGACGACGCGCCCGATGCGTCCCTGCGACGCCTTGTCGATGTCGACGTAGGGCCGGCCCCAGATGTTCTTGTTGAAGGTCGCGGAGGCATCGTTCGACCAGGCGCCCGCCGTGCCGCTGGTCCAGCAGGCCCGCCCGGTGGAGATCACGCGCAGGACGAGGTCGCCGTTGCCCTGCATGCGGACCAGGTAGTTGCCGTTGCAGATCGCCTTCCCGTTGCCGAGGGTCCCGGCGAACGAGGTGCCGACGCAGCCGGCCACCCGCGGAGAGGCGGCGGTGTCGGGCTGGGCCGTCGCCGGCGTGGCGCCGAAGTGCAGGAGCGCCAGGCCGAGCATGGCCGTGAGGAGTGCCGTGAGTCGGTGAGGACGTACCCGGGACATGTCGTTCCCCTTCCGGTGGGGGTCGAGGCGGCCGGTCGGCCGCCTCGGTCCAGGGAACGCCCCGCGATCTTCAGGATCTCTTCAGAACGGCGTCTGCGCCGCTCAGCGGCCGCGGGAGGTCAGCTCGAACAGGGTGGACGGGCCGATGCTGCGTCCGCCCGCCGCGCCGACCCGGGCGCGCAGCTCGCGGTCCGCCGTCACCGCGACGACGTGGTCGTCGGGGCGCGTGGCGACGGCGGAGGCGACGGTGGCCGCGATGGCGTCGTCGCCGCTGCCGGGCGCGTCGACGACCGTGACGCCGTCGAGCGAGGCGACGCCGCGGGCCCGTCCCTCGGCGACCAGCGTGACGCGCGGCCACCACTGGGCCGCCGGCAGCTCCAGCGCCGTCGCGGGCACCGGCGCCAGCAGGGTCAGCTCGTCGCGCAGCCGGGTCGTGGCGCCCACGCGGTCGCGCCACCAGCCGTCCGGCCGCGAGCCCACCACGTTGGCCGCGTCGACCACCAGCACGAGGTCTGACGGCGCCGCCGCACGGATGCGCGGCCACATCGCACCGAACGCCGGCAGCAGCGGCAGCGCCGCGACGTCGTCGAGCGGGATCCAGGTGATGTCGAGGCTCTCCGGGTCGGCCGCCCGCCCGTCCACCGGCCGCGACGCGCGGGCGACGATGGTCGTGTAGGACCAGGGGCCGTGGTCCTCGATCCAGGCGTGGCTGGGCCGGACGGCGTCGGGCGGCACGGCGGCCTCCTCGGCGGCCTCGCGCAGCGCCGCCTCCAGCGCCGTCTCGCCCGACGAGCGCGCGCCGCCCGGCACACCCCAGGTTCCGCCGTGGTGGCTCCAGTGCGCGCGGTGCTGCAGCAGCACGCCGCGCTCGTCGTCGACCAGCATCAGGCCGGCCGCGCCGTACCGGCCCCAGTGCCGTTGGCCGCAGGCGCAGTCGATCCAGCCGTCGCCGTCGTGCCGGTGGTGGACGAGGGTCAAGACGAGCTCCGCGCGCGGACGCGGGCCGGGATCACGTACCAGAACACGATGAACCAGAGTAGCGCCGCGCCGTCGATGGTGATCGCCAGCCAGCGCACCAGCACGACGTCCAGCGCCAGCAGCAGCCCGCCGCACACGGCCAGCATGAGCAGCGCCAGCCCGCCCGCGGTCATCCGCGACGCCAGCGGGATCATCCGGTCGCGCAGGCCCTGCCGGAACACGATGCGGTGGAACGAGACCGGCGCGATCAGCAGCGCCATCGACATCGCCGACAGCACGATCGTCACCGCGAACACGTCGTGGGTGAAGTCGTCGGCGTCGCGGAACGGCGAGGTGAACGCGATGGTCAGCAGGAACGCGAACAGGATCTGCACGCCGGTCTGCGCGATGCGCAGCTCCTGCAGCAGCTCGTTCCAATGCCGGTCGTAGCGCCCGGCCTGGTCCTCGTTGCGGGTGTACCGTGGCTCGTCCACCGCACCTCCTATCCGGCGGATCGTACCCAAACCCGCCCAAATGAGCTTGCCCGCCGTTCGCGCCGGTGGTCGGTAGAGTCCGACCGTGGCTCACAGCGCGGACCTCGCCGACTACGAGCGCCGGTTCCGGCGCAGTGGCCTGCCGTTGTTCATCGAGGACTACACCGCGAGCGAGGACATCTTCACCCGCGCGGCGCCGTGGCTGGCGCTGGTGTTCCTGGGCGAGATGCTCGGCGCGACCGAGCTGGAGTGGCCGTTCCTGCTCAACGTGGCCGCCGCGCTCGGCGGGCTGGCCATCCTGGTCGCCGCGTTCGGGGCGCTCAACCGCATTCGCGGCCGCCGCTTCCTGGAGCTGCCGCGTGAGGTCGGACGGCCCGAGCTGGCGGCGTTCGTGCTGGTGCCGGCGCTGTTGCCGGTGATCTTCTCCGGTCAGTGGCGGCAGTTCTTCGGCATCATCATCGGCAACTCGGTGTTCCTGCTGCTGGTGTACCTGGTGGTCGGGTACGGCCTGATCGCGACGGTGCTCTGGGCGCTCAGCCGCATGGCCGACGAGCTCGCGGCGTCGCTGGGGCGGCTGGTCCGGACGCTGCCGCTGCTGCTGATCTTCTCGCTCGTGCTGTTCGTCAACGCCGAGATGTGGCAGATGTTCGGGAACATGCCGCGGGCGTTCGCGCTGGTCGTGATGGGGTTCCTACTCGGCCTGGGCCTGGTGTTCTTCGCCGTCCGGGCGCCCGGCCTGGTGCGCCAGCTCGAGAGCGACCTCAACGGCGACTCCCGGCCGCTGACCCGCCGCCAGCGCATCAACGTCGGGCTGACGCTCGTGGTGAGCCAGATCCTGCAGGTCTCCGTCGTCAGCGCCGGCGTCGGCGCGTTCTTCGTCGCGTTCGGACTGTTCGCGGTGACGCCGGAGGTGGGTGAGGCGTGGGCCGGCACCACCGGCTCGTGGAGCCAGACGATCTCGCTGTTCGGCCACGAGACGCTGCTGTCGGAGACGCTGCTGCGGGTGGCCGGCGGGATGGCGGCGTTCACGGGCCTCTACTACGCCATCTCCATCCTCACCGACTCCACCTACCGCGACGAGTTCATGGCCGGCGTCACCACCGAGATGCGCGGCGTGTTCGAGGCCCGCACGCAGTACCTCGCCCTGCGCGACTGACGGCGCTCAGCCGAGCACGTACGGGTTGTCGAAGGCGTCGGGGTCGGGGTCGGCCGGCCGGACCTCGGTGGCCGACTCGCAGGCGTCGCCGACGGTGCACCGGACGAGCGCGGCGCTGGCGTCGTCGTGGGCCTCGATCACGACCGAGGTGGGCGACTCCCAGCGCAGCGCGTTGGCCGCCTGGAACGTGAACCGGCCCATCTCGGCGCCGGTACGGGCGTCGAGGATCACCACGTCGTCGGGCCGCTCGACGCTGTCCCACGTCTCGACCATGGCCAGGTACCGGCCGTCCGGCGAGAACTGGTGCAGGTAGCCGTCGGCCAGCCCCCACAGCGTCGTGCCGGTCGCGAGGTCGGTCACCTCGGCCGGTCCGGTGGTGCCCCCCAGGACGGCGAGCCCGCCGGGCGACACGGCACGGACGCCGAGGTCCTCACGGAGCAGTGCGACCTCGCCGCCGGGGGCCCAGGCGTAGGTGCCCCAGGACTCGTTCGCCGCCGCCTCCACGACCACCCTGCCGTCGTCCAGGAAGCCCTTCGGCCGGGCACCCGGGCTGGGCGCGTCGGGCAGCTCGCCCACCACCTCGCCGGTGACGGCGTCGTAGACCATGACGATGCTGGTGAGGCCGTCCTCGCGGGCCTGCTCGTCGGTGGCCCAGTCGTAGTCCGGCACGCCCCACGCGATCAGCTCGCCGCCGGGGGAGACCGCCGGCGTGGTGACCCGGCCGTCGGCCAGCACGACCTCGTCGCCGTCGTCGGAGACCAGGGTCAGCGTGGAGTCGCCGTTGGCGGAGGCTTCCGACCCCCACGTCCACACCACGTAGCCGTCGCTCACCCGCTGGATGACCGGCCGGTCGGCCCTCGCCTCCCAGGCGATGCCGGTCGGCGTCACCTGGGAGCCGACGTGCAGGGCGCCGTCGGCGTACCAGGGCACTTCCGGCGCCGGCCCGGTGGGGAGCGCGCCGAGATCGATCACGTCCGCGTCGCCGGTGCCGGCCGGTGGGGCGTCGGTGCGTGGCGCCGATGGACCGACCAGCGCGACCCCGGCCGCGGCGGCCGCCACCACGAGCGCCGCGCCGCCGCCGGCGACGAACCGGGCCCGGCGCCGGGCGCGCACGGCCCGGCGGATGGCGCCGTCGGCGAAACCGGGCGGCACCTCACGGACCGCGTCGTCGACGGCGGCGCGCAGCAGGTGTTCGACGTTCATCGTCAGGCTCCGTCCAGGGTCGGTTCGAGGGCGAGGGCGCGCAGCCGGGCGAGGGCCCGGTGCGCCTGGCTGCGCACCGTCCCGGTCGAGCAGCCGAGCAGGGCGGCGATCTCCCGCTCGGGCAGGTCCTCGTAGTAGCGCAGCACCAGCACGGCTCGCTGCCGCGGTGCGAGGCGCTGTAGCAGCCGCAGGACGTCCAGGCGGTCGCCGACGAGGTCGGCGGCGTCGGGCGCCGGTCCCTCCGGCACGTCGCCGACCGGGTCCTCGCGCAGCACCAGCCGCCGGCGCCACCGGGTGACCTGGTCGTTGTAGATGACCCGGCGCACGTACGCTTCGGGGTCGTCCACCTTGCGCCAGCGCCGGTACAGCTTGGCCAGCGCGCCCTGTACGAGGTCCTCGGCCATGTGCCGGTCGCCGCACAGGGCGTACGCGGTGCGCAGTAGCGCCAGCGACCGCCCGGTGACGAATCGCCGGAACTCCTCGTCGTCCTGCGGATCCACCCTGCCTCCAGTCATGCGCCGTCACATCCGAGGACGCACGAACGGGCCGGAACGCTGCATGGAGCGTGCGCGAAGGATGCGGCCTATGCAACGGGTTCGGCGGCCCGGCCCGTCTTCGGGGTGAGGCGGGCGGTGTGCCCGCACCGGCGACCGGAGGGCCCGCCATGCCTCGATCGATGCTGCCTGCCTGCGCACTGACACTGCTGGTCAGCGCGGTCGTGGGGTGCGCGGTGCCGGAGCCGGTCGCGGCACCTGCGTCGGGTCCGCGACGGCGACGGCGTGCTGGTGGTGGGCGACTCCATCGCCCGGGCGACGGTGGACGACCTGGCCGCGCGGGTGGGCGCGGCGTCCGGGCTGTCCGTGGCCGTCACCGCGCACGCGGGCCGGCCGACGGCGCCGGCGGTGGACTGGATCGTCGCGAACGCGGGGCTGATCCCGGACCGCGGCCTCGTCGTCGTCAGCGGGGCGAACGACGTGTTCGCGCCGCTGGGCTGGTGGCGGCAGGTGGAGCGGGTGCTGGACGCGGCGGACGGCCGCCCGGTCTACTGGCTCAC
This Jiangella alba DNA region includes the following protein-coding sequences:
- a CDS encoding ABC transporter permease, which produces MSRGLGTGRLFRRQFLADRAAALVVVVVVFVLALVAAALPRLAEQVFTDDLRSEMAGTRPALRDVTSVVAAPPPMGEDGDLWGPLDQSIAAVRDGAPEAVRAATGPGRFVVTAPIWRAEVRAFDSVTNLLPTADPYWAETVRVVEGEAPAPVTGPVTPGEPLVVDVMLSRASAEEIGWTVGSVTQAFQPVNMQEMTYRLSGVYEPLDAGAPAWAHHRAAQTPEVFDDWDRGRALTVAAYVDPQSWAALVPKLGSPMETRLWYPVDVSSARADFTVPLRDALSRFIAAAPPVDAGTNVYGLPFAPILTTGSVDVLDRVAARHDSSQAVVAIVAAGPLGVALAVLALAARLMVERRRSALALIGARGASPLQLRLLMVTEGLLLGLPAAALAAALAGALVDGVGGSAGLALPLVVGLAPAVLLPLAARPKGLRAVRRDLGLVRPSRARKLVEGLAVGAAAAAAFALNARGLDAGAGIDPLTAATPLLLALAVSVLVMRLYPRPMATLGRVLGGRRGTVAYLGAARAVRDPVAGFVPMLALVVGMSIAAFSIVVWSTTERGIEQTAWQDVGADARVTGAPLTEDELAAVAGVPGVDAVVPVVTTGPTLFKVGAIDNRVPLYVVDVAALNALRASGQGLDPLPSGLTEPGPDGAIPLLVADGVVDEGAAGILTLSERLDAVVARTSDAIPGLTTGSQWMLADRGVLEEAGVAIIPPRVTLVDLGSGGSASAVAAEMGDRTVITPASAVADLRGPVTDGTARAIVGAIALTGLLCAAAVVLTMVVGAPSRGRLLSQLRTLGLSSRQGEGLVVWEAAPVAAVSLVTGLVLGVALPWAVLSGVDLRSLTGGGEQPAVHLPLGLLGVVTLGFVLVVGVAVVVSVLTGRRLAPAGILRIGDET
- a CDS encoding ABC transporter ATP-binding protein; the encoded protein is MTELLAAERRDIVCEDLVRIYTAEGVEVQALQGLNLRVDAGEVVAVVGASGSGKSTLLNILSGLDTPTAGLAKVAGLDMLTMKGRERVRYQRHTVGFVWQQTSRNLLPYLTAAENVAVPAAIAGRRSRSARVELLLEAMGVAHCRDRRPAELSGGEQQRVAIAVALVNEPRVLLADEPTGELDEATSADVFEAIRHANTEFGVTVLVVTHDQAVAGHVGRTVQIRDGRTATEILRRTELDEHGQERHIAEEFAVLDRAGRLQLPDDFVGALRLEDRVRLALEPDHIGVWPDEKERRGEGVAGE
- a CDS encoding ABC transporter ATP-binding protein gives rise to the protein MSENHAVRAVAVSRVFGSGAREVHAVNAVDLEAHPGELLVVKGPSGSGKTTLLNLLGALDRPTSGHVYLGDLEVSAMGEKELVPVRRHQIGYVFQSFGLIPILTAAENVEIPLRLQELDPVARAARVVELLALVGLDGHAEQRPYELSGGQQQRVGIARALAGDPDVLIADEPTAQLDTRTGASVMALIHDLVRRRGMTAVVATHDPALMEQADRTLELRDGRVVDAAAAA
- a CDS encoding PhzF family phenazine biosynthesis protein — encoded protein: MSSGPAATIVAACRRDGDGGSPTAVLDDAPLSDADRRRVPVQAGTSHAVFVAAGDPVRLRFFTSAGELPACGHGTLAALAFLAARDGGDLDLTLAAAGRTFAGRAVRTGALVTAEFDPGRVTLRDPGAAELHAVADALGAAPGTLTDGAVVASAGRPRLLVPLTTRAAVAALAPDLDRLRAACDHHGLLGCYVHSAPDDGGRVAARMFAPSIGVPEDVANANSTACLAAHLGRRVTADLGDALGAPSTVTAAVRPDGALRVGGTAAVVGTRRL
- a CDS encoding Ku protein translates to MPVQTVWKGSISFGLVSIPVRLVSATQEKDVSFRQVHAADGGRIRYKRVCEAGGHEVAYADIAKGYELPGGQLVVLTDEDFEDLPITSSRSVEVLGFVPFSQIDPTSLNRAYYAEPTGDTKPYALLRDSLERSGRVGVVKVALRNKERLAVLRSFEGTLIVQTMLWPDEIRKPEFDFLGEDIEVRKQEMAMAESYIDTLSGDFDPEEYHDDYREALLKVVEAKAEGAEVIAAPEAEPAEGKVVDLMEALRRSVEEAKQNRAAGKADAEEAPAPAKKTAKKAAAKRKSA
- a CDS encoding NUDIX domain-containing protein codes for the protein MTLVHHRHDGDGWIDCACGQRHWGRYGAAGLMLVDDERGVLLQHRAHWSHHGGTWGVPGGARSSGETALEAALREAAEEAAVPPDAVRPSHAWIEDHGPWSYTTIVARASRPVDGRAADPESLDITWIPLDDVAALPLLPAFGAMWPRIRAAAPSDLVLVVDAANVVGSRPDGWWRDRVGATTRLRDELTLLAPVPATALELPAAQWWPRVTLVAEGRARGVASLDGVTVVDAPGSGDDAIAATVASAVATRPDDHVVAVTADRELRARVGAAGGRSIGPSTLFELTSRGR
- a CDS encoding DUF6328 family protein; the encoded protein is MDEPRYTRNEDQAGRYDRHWNELLQELRIAQTGVQILFAFLLTIAFTSPFRDADDFTHDVFAVTIVLSAMSMALLIAPVSFHRIVFRQGLRDRMIPLASRMTAGGLALLMLAVCGGLLLALDVVLVRWLAITIDGAALLWFIVFWYVIPARVRARSSS